A window from Heteronotia binoei isolate CCM8104 ecotype False Entrance Well chromosome 15, APGP_CSIRO_Hbin_v1, whole genome shotgun sequence encodes these proteins:
- the RNASEK gene encoding ribonuclease kappa: protein MVSLLCCGPKMAACGIVLSAWGVIMLVLLGIFFNVHSAVLIEDVPATEEDFKGKGPEKIYQLYNQVSYNCFIAAGLYVLLGGFSFCQVRLNKRKEYMVR from the exons ATGGTGTCGCTGCTGTGCTGCGGGCCGAAGATGGCCGCCTGCGGGATTGTGCTCAGCGCCTGGGGGGTCATCATGCTG gttcTGCTGGGCATCTTCTTCAACGTCCACTCCGCCGTCCTCATCGAAGACGTCCCGGCCACGGAGGAGGACTTCAAAGG CAAAGGGCCGGAGAAGATCTACCAGCTCTACAACCAAGTCAGTTACAACTGCTTCATCGCGGCTGGTCTCTACGTCCTCCTGGGGGGCTTCTCATTCTGCCAAGTGCGGCTCAACAAGCGGAAGGAGTACATGGTCCGCTGA
- the PELP1 gene encoding proline-, glutamic acid- and leucine-rich protein 1, translating to MELAVLVLRDLLEYSCQLPDLARDIGTNHIPGLLTSLLALKPECQISALEGSKACMKFYPRACGSLRGKLAAFFLACVDSEMPHLQQLACDCYALLPSLGAGFAQGLKYTECWQQQLHCLLATLHGLLGTLCEGAETEPLHYEGPGVEIPLPAPEEGQTDFLLHLNLRFAGLARCLCRMLRNDFPAPVTVPVQDILDLVCRALSVSTKNIGWFGDGPLRVLFLPSIHLEILDVLSALILACGPRLVRLGGALCRLFPQVLTTWSAGQQDLLLPGQERPYSAVRTRLYQVLDLWVQVAGAASGVLQGQRPHSEALLGHLIADISPPTETLKLREGCSGSDGKPSAPKRPRLSDLGSPGPSAHRKHDPWANSDVCLAALQGLSRIVLLSGSLLKEQAHKRLQELVIPLLIRLSQADPLPGSPYSRAGCRQELYRLLLALVLSPAPSCPPPLHCALGLLRQGRADASLQVSSFCAEALVTCNALLHPRVPSLQLPLAGPSGPPPGSSEISSPAMASPFRPTPPLPFPAARLPPPASPSAPPSVGPPANSLGLPLPNLSLGQLPPRLTPEEPTLPASPGTAEAAALAAGAKMRRPIFIHYDKEEEEDVELSLESDSDDSVVIVPKGLLGKTANHMSGAVVTVPAPAPAVPLPLPPAAPPPPVPPSSPPGPAQEEALAEPLPLGPPLPPSAAPLVLPPSPAPPMASEASLPALVEEEEDTPTVININSSEEDEEDEEEEDDEEDFPEDEEYFDEEEEEEEFDEEEEEEEFEGELDEEEEEGELDEEELEELGEEEEEEFDEEEEEGMTEDEKEEEEEEEGLTEEEEDGLPPPLPPRSEEQPPELLPGKEAPPKLVGEEEEGAGLLMEVEEEEAFHPPEEEEDLLMMKAEEPASSPPAKVLPGPPLLLPGPSAPPLPSRPDAAPEGQEEKPRGELEGPPGGAAPATASPGAPPVEEEEKKAVPPGGHLAEVGEPSSEKPPPPPEEEVVEVKEEATPPDETEAMLADFVDCPPDEEKGPEEEATS from the exons atggAGCTGGCCGTCCTGGTCCTGCGAGACCTGCTCGAGTACTCCTGCCAGCTGCCCGACCTGGCAAGGGACATCGGCACCAACCACATCCCGGGACTCCTCACCTCCCTGCTGGCCCTCAAGCCCGAG TGCCAGATCTCTGCCCTGGAAGGAAGCAAGGCTTGCATGAAGTTCTATCCACGTGCTTGTGGCTCCTTGCGA GGGAAGCTGGCAGCCTTCTTCTTGGCCTGTGTGGATTCAGAAATGCCTCACCTGCAGCAG CTGGCCTGCGACTGCTATGccctcctgccctccctgggGGCCGGCTTTGCACAAGGACTCAAGTACACGGAATGCTGGCAGCAGCAACTCCACTGCCTCTTGGCCACGCTGCAcggcctgctgggaactctctgtGAGGGCGCAGAGACAG AGCCTCTGCATTACGAAGGGCCTGGGGTGGAGATCCCTTTGCCGGCGCCAGAAGAGGGGCAGACAGACTTCCTTCTCCACCTGAACCTCCGGTTTGCAGGCTTGGCCAGGTGCCTCTGCAGGATGCTGAG GAATGACTTTCCAGCGCCTGTAACAGTCCCCGTGCAGGACATCCTGGACCTTGTCTGTCGCGCTCTCAGTGTCTCCACCAAAAACATT GGTTGGTTTGGCGATGGTCCATTACGGGTGTTGTTTCTGCCTTCGATCCACCTGGAGATCTTGGACGTGCTCTCTGCTCTCATCCTGGC GTGCGGCCCTCGGCTGGTGCGCTTGGGGGGGGCCCTCTGCCGCCTCTTCCCGCAGGTGCTGACCACTTGGAGTGCTGGGCAACAGGACCTGCTTCTCCCTGGGCAGGAGCGCCCGTACAG CGCAGTGCGGACGCGCCTGTACCAGGTGCTGGATCTCTGGGTACAGGTGGCTGGAGCAGCGTCTGGGGTCCTGCAGGGGCAGCGGCCACACAGCGAGGCCCTTCTGGGCCACTTGATTGCTGACATCAGTCCTCCGACGGAGACGCTCAAG CTGCGAGAGGGCTGCTCCGGCTCTGATGGGAAGCCCAGCGCCCCCAAGAGACCCCGGCTGTCTGATCTGGGGAGTCCGGGGCCCTCTGCCCACCGCAAGCACGACCCCTGGGCAAACAGTGACGTCTGCCtggcagccctgcaag GTCTGAGCCGCATCGTTCTCCTCAGCGGGAGTCTCCTGAAGGAGCAGGCCCACAAG AGGCTGCAAGAGCTGGTGATCCCCCTGCTGATTCGCCTGAGCCAGGCCGACCCCCTCCCCGGCTCCCCCTACTCCAGGGCCGGCTGCCGACAGGAACTCTACCGCCTGCTCTTGGCCTTGGTGTTGTCGCCGGCCCCCTCCTGCCCGCCACCTCTGCACTGCGCTCTCGGGCTCCTGCGGCAGGGCCGtgcagatgccagcctccag GTCTCCTCTTTCTGTGCGGAGGCTCTGGTGACCTGCAACGCCCTGCTCCATCCGCGGGTGCCGTCTCTGCAGCTCCCGCTGGCGGGGCCTTCTGGCCCACCCCCCGGCTCCTCCGAGATCTCCTCGCCCGCCATGGCCTCCCCCTTCCgccccaccccccctctccccttccctgccgCCCGCCTCCCCCCGCCCGCCTCCCCTTCTGCGCCCCCCTCCGTGGGCCCCCCGGCCAATTCCCTGGGGCTGCCTCTGCCCAACCTGAGCTTGGGCCAGCTGCCCCCCCGCCTGACCCCCGAGGAGCCCACCCTCCCGGCATCTCCTGGCACGGCAGAAGCGGCGGCCTTGGCGGCGGGAGCCAAGATGCGGCGCCCGATCTTCATCCACTAtgacaaggaggaagaggaggacgtGGAACTCTCCCTGGAGAGCGACTCCGATGACAGTGTGGTCATCGTGCCCAAGGGGCTGCTGGGAAAGACGGCCAATCACATGAGTGGGGCGGTGGTGACAGTGCCAGCCCCCGCCCCAGCCGTGCCCCTGCCCTTGCCTCCGGCAGCCCCTCCCCCGCCGGTGCCCCCCTCTTCTCCCCCTGGGCCAGCccaggaggaagccctggcggagcccctcCCCCTCGGCCCCCCGCTCCCTCCCTCGGCAGCTCCGCTGGTGCTGCCCCCTTCCCCCGCCCCTCCCATGGCAAGCGAAGCCTCCCTGCCCGccctggtggaggaggaggaggacacccCCACCGTCATCAACATCAACAGCAGCGAGGAAGATGaggaagacgaggaggaggaagacgacGAGGAAGATTTCCCCGAGGACGAGGAGTATTTTGACGAGGAGGAAGAG GAAGAAGAATttgacgaggaggaggaagaggaagagtttgaaggggagctggatgaggaggaggaggagggagagctggatGAGGAAGAGCTGGAGGAGCTgggcgaagaggaggaggaggagttcgatgaggaggaagaggaagggatgACAGAAgacgaaaaggaggaggaggaagaggaggaaggcctgacagaagaggaagaggatggGCTGCCACCCCCCTTGCCCCCCCGGAGTGAGGAGCAGCCTCCTGAGCTGCTGCCTGGGAAGGAGGCGCCCCCCAagctggtgggggaggaagaggaaggggcggggcttctcatggaggtggaggaggaggaggccttcCACcccccggaggaggaggaggacctcctgatgatgAAGGCAGAGGAGCCTGCCTCCTCGCCCCCTGCCAAAGTCCTGCCAGGGCCACCCCTCCTGCTTCCGGGCCCCTCGGCCCCTCCGCTGCCCTCCAGACCGGACGCTGCCCCTGAGGGCCAGGAGGAGAAGCCCCGTGGGGAGCTGGAGGGTCCTCCGGGTGGGGCAGCCCCTGCAACTGCTTCTCCTGGGGCCCCCCcagtggaggaagaggagaagaaggccGTGCCCCCTGGAGGCCACCTCGCAGAGGTTGGGGAGCCATCCTCGGAGAAGCCCCCCCCACCGCCGGAGGAGGAGGTTGTGGAGGTGAAGGAGGAg GCAACGCCACCCGATgagacagaagccatgttggcagACTTCGTGGACTGCCCCCCGGATGAGGAGAAGGGGCCGGAGGAGGAGGCCACCTCCTGA
- the ARRB2 gene encoding beta-arrestin-2 isoform X1 — protein sequence MGEKAGTRVFKKSSPNCKLTVYLGKRDFVDHLDRVDPVDGVVLVDPEYLKDRKVFVTLTCAFRYGREDLDVLGLSFRKDLFLASWQAFPPAEEAPEPLTRLQERLLRKLGANAYPFSFVVPQNLPCSVTLQPGPEDTGKACGVDFEIRAFCAKNVDEKIHKRNSVRLVIRKVQYAPEKPGPQPMAETTRHFLMSDRSLHLEASLDKELYYHGEPISVNVHVTNNSSKSVKKVKVSVRQYADICLFSTAQYKCPVAQIELDDQVAASSTFCKVYTLTPLLSSNREKRGLALDGKLKHEDTNLASSTIVKEGANKEVLGILVSYRVKVKLVVSRGGDVSVELPFVLMHPKPPDQPPLLQPQTAVQETDAPIDTNLIEFETNYGQDEDIVFEDFARLRLKGLKDDKEDDDHFC from the exons ATGGGGGAGAAGGCCGGCACCAG ggtcttCAAGAAATCCAGCCCCAACTGCAAG CTCACTGTCTACCTGGGGAAGCGGGACTTTGTGGACCACCTGGACAGAGTTGACCCTGTTG ATGGGGTTGTCCTGGTGGATCCGGAATACCTCAAGGATCGGAAGG TGTTCGTGACGCTGACCTGCGCCTTCCGCTATGGGCGTGAGGACCTCGATGTGCTGGGCCTCTCCTTCCGCAAGGATCTCTTCTTGGCTTCCTGGCAGGCCTTCCCGCCTGCCGAGGAAGCCCCTGAACCTCTCACCCGCTTGCAGGAACGGCTGCTGCGGAAACTGGGTGCCAATGCCTACCCCTTCAGTTTCGTT GTTCCACAGAATCTCCCGTGTTCAGTAACGCTGCAGCCGGGCCCTGAAGACACAGGAAAG GCTTGTGGAGTAGATTTTGAGATCCGGGCTTTTTGTGCCAAAAACGTAGACGAGAAGATCCATAAAAG gAATTCTGTCCGCCTCGTGATCCGCAAAGTCCAGTATGCCCCCGAGAAGCCTGGCCCCCAGCCCATGGCAGAGACCACCCGCCACTTCCTGATGTCGGACCGCTCCCTGCACCTGGAGGCCTCGCTGGACAAGgag CTGTACTACCACGGCGAGCCAATCAGCGTCAACGTCCACGTCACCAACAATTCTAGCAAGAGCGTCAAGAAAGTGAAAGTGTCTG TGCGGCAGTACGCAGACATCTGCCTCTTCAGCACAGCCCAATACAAGTGCCCAGTGGCCCAAATCGAACTCGA TGACCAGGTGGCCGCCAGCTCCACCTTCTGCAAGGTCTACACCCTGACCCCTCTGCTCAGCAGCAACCGGGAGAAACGGGGCCTTGCCCTTGACGGGAAGCTGAAGCACGAAGACACCAACCTGGCCTCCTCCACCAT cGTCAAGGAGGGGGCCAACAAGGAAGTGCTCGGCATCCTGGTCTCGTATCGCGTCAAAGTGAAGCTGGTGGTGTCCCGGGGCGG GGACGTGTCCGTGGAGCTGCCCTTTGTACTCATGCACCCCAAGCCTCCGGACCAGCCACCCCTTTTGCAACCCCAGACAG ctgtCCAAGAAACAGACGCTCCGATTGACACCAACCTTATTGAGTTTGAAACCAA CTACGGGCAGGATGAGGACATCGTTTTTGAGGACTTTGCTCGCCTGCGCTTGAAGGGCCTGAAGGACGACAAGGAAGATGATGACCATTTCTGCTAG
- the ARRB2 gene encoding beta-arrestin-2 isoform X2 produces the protein MGEKAGTRVFKKSSPNCKLTVYLGKRDFVDHLDRVDPVDGVVLVDPEYLKDRKVFVTLTCAFRYGREDLDVLGLSFRKDLFLASWQAFPPAEEAPEPLTRLQERLLRKLGANAYPFSFVVPQNLPCSVTLQPGPEDTGKACGVDFEIRAFCAKNVDEKIHKRNSVRLVIRKVQYAPEKPGPQPMAETTRHFLMSDRSLHLEASLDKELYYHGEPISVNVHVTNNSSKSVKKVKVSVRQYADICLFSTAQYKCPVAQIELDDQVAASSTFCKVYTLTPLLSSNREKRGLALDGKLKHEDTNLASSTMDVSVELPFVLMHPKPPDQPPLLQPQTAVQETDAPIDTNLIEFETNYGQDEDIVFEDFARLRLKGLKDDKEDDDHFC, from the exons ATGGGGGAGAAGGCCGGCACCAG ggtcttCAAGAAATCCAGCCCCAACTGCAAG CTCACTGTCTACCTGGGGAAGCGGGACTTTGTGGACCACCTGGACAGAGTTGACCCTGTTG ATGGGGTTGTCCTGGTGGATCCGGAATACCTCAAGGATCGGAAGG TGTTCGTGACGCTGACCTGCGCCTTCCGCTATGGGCGTGAGGACCTCGATGTGCTGGGCCTCTCCTTCCGCAAGGATCTCTTCTTGGCTTCCTGGCAGGCCTTCCCGCCTGCCGAGGAAGCCCCTGAACCTCTCACCCGCTTGCAGGAACGGCTGCTGCGGAAACTGGGTGCCAATGCCTACCCCTTCAGTTTCGTT GTTCCACAGAATCTCCCGTGTTCAGTAACGCTGCAGCCGGGCCCTGAAGACACAGGAAAG GCTTGTGGAGTAGATTTTGAGATCCGGGCTTTTTGTGCCAAAAACGTAGACGAGAAGATCCATAAAAG gAATTCTGTCCGCCTCGTGATCCGCAAAGTCCAGTATGCCCCCGAGAAGCCTGGCCCCCAGCCCATGGCAGAGACCACCCGCCACTTCCTGATGTCGGACCGCTCCCTGCACCTGGAGGCCTCGCTGGACAAGgag CTGTACTACCACGGCGAGCCAATCAGCGTCAACGTCCACGTCACCAACAATTCTAGCAAGAGCGTCAAGAAAGTGAAAGTGTCTG TGCGGCAGTACGCAGACATCTGCCTCTTCAGCACAGCCCAATACAAGTGCCCAGTGGCCCAAATCGAACTCGA TGACCAGGTGGCCGCCAGCTCCACCTTCTGCAAGGTCTACACCCTGACCCCTCTGCTCAGCAGCAACCGGGAGAAACGGGGCCTTGCCCTTGACGGGAAGCTGAAGCACGAAGACACCAACCTGGCCTCCTCCACCAT GGACGTGTCCGTGGAGCTGCCCTTTGTACTCATGCACCCCAAGCCTCCGGACCAGCCACCCCTTTTGCAACCCCAGACAG ctgtCCAAGAAACAGACGCTCCGATTGACACCAACCTTATTGAGTTTGAAACCAA CTACGGGCAGGATGAGGACATCGTTTTTGAGGACTTTGCTCGCCTGCGCTTGAAGGGCCTGAAGGACGACAAGGAAGATGATGACCATTTCTGCTAG
- the LOC132583782 gene encoding autophagy-related protein 16-1-like, with translation MRRAAWREHVLEALERREGREGRLRGLLERHEKLQDRLETLLRGAAAGTEQGLEVLELRRERQELHQRLAFLTETLGRTEGESREQQARTQRLAQDLAALRHQHQGLQCQAWELSQEAEGLRGELDCVRGLLHRAQQQRQELEARWVREKALEAERLNWALEQEEKYQRKVRRLREKLQRVRAGALQMGHTMPAREASSSASWEEPERRAVTMGQAIPPNMSSPAGWVRSPPSSTGTDV, from the exons ATGCGGCGCGCGGCGTGGCGGGAGCACGTGCTGGAGGCGCTGGAGAGGCGCGAGGGCCGCGAGGGGCGGCTGCGGGGCCTGCTGGAGAGGC atgagAAGCTGCAGGACCGCCTGGAGACGCTGCTGCGCGGCGCCGCCGCTGGAACCGA gcagGGGCTGGAGGTGCTGGAGCTGCGCCGGGAGCGGCAGGAG CTGCACCAGCGCCTGGCCTTCCTCACTGAGACCCTGGGAAGGACTGAAGGGGAGAGCCGGGAGCAGCAGGCCAG GACGCAGCGCCTCGCGCAGGACTTGGCAGCTCTTCGACACCAGCACCAAGGGCTGCAGTGCCAGGCCTGGGAGCTCTCCCAGGAGGCCGAGGGGCTGCGTGGGGAGCTGGATTGCGTGCGGGGTCTGCTGCACAGAGCCCAGCAACAGCGGCAGGAGCTGGAGGCCCGCTGGGTGAGAGAGAAGGCCCTGGAGGCTGAGCGGCTCAACTGGGCCTTGGAGCAAGAAGAAAA GTATCAGCGGAAGGTGAGGCGCCTCCGGGAGAAGTTGCAGAGAGTGAGAGCAGGAGCCCTGCA GATGGGCCACACAATGCCAGCCAGAGAAGCCAGCAGCAGTGCATCTTGGGAGGAGCCTGAAAGGAGG GCTGTAACCATGGGGCAGGCCATCCCCCCAAACATGTCTTCCCCTGCGGGATGGGTCAGGAGTCCCCCCAGCAGCACAG GTACTGACGTGTGA
- the MED11 gene encoding mediator of RNA polymerase II transcription subunit 11, whose product MASGSSGGGGGASGAAGGAYSLGLANERLRLLEELEREIGAALQCAGTVILELSKEKPNERLLDRQAGQFAASVQKVEAELSAQIRYLAQVATGQPHEGSSYSARKDCQMALNRVDYARLKLGDLCRACEPLLLPAEHHQQP is encoded by the exons ATGGCGTCGGGCTCGtcgggaggcggcggcggggcgtCAGGGGCGGCGGGGGGCGCGTACAGCCTGGGCCTGGCCAACGAGCGGCTGCGGCTGCTGGAGGAGCTGGAGCGGgagatcggggcggcgctgcagTGCGCAG GGACGGTGATCCTGGAGCTGTCCAAGGAGAAGCCCAACGAGCGGCTGCTGGACCGGCAGGCGGGGCAGTTCGCCGCCTCCGTGCAGAAGGTGGAGGCAGAGCTCTCCGCGCAGATCCGCTACCTGGCACAG GTGGCCACCGGGCAGCCCCACGAGGGCTCCAGCTACTCCGCCCGCAAGGACTGCCAGATGGCCCTCAACCGCGTGGACTACGCCCGCCTCAAGCTGGGGGACCTCTGCCGCGCCTGCGAGCCTCTCCTCCTGCCCGCCGAGCACCACCAGCAGCCCTGA